A section of the Spirosoma pollinicola genome encodes:
- a CDS encoding phosphatase PAP2 family protein: protein MKKYSQLLTISCLMIGLSAAIISCDKSITEPQRVGYAPASVDEKAGAWKTYILTAPTDVTVATPTAVTSADYLAEVADLKTKSASLTQEQQEAVVYWGTGAVYRWNEIARELAARYNVPPASNADGKYPLPDAANPLADPKFPFSNPPYSARAFAYLSVAQYDALVATWNYKYKFNRSAPSKVDATVRVALPASALPAYPSEDAVVAAASYTVLKAMFPGEGPYLDAKLAEHKNSRLWAGMNVASDLTAGADLGNQVAAKLMARAKTDGMSAANNQTLTAGMIEAAKGRGLSEVWLSQESPLRPPMLPNYGAVTTWNFDAATKVALRPGPPPALNSPEFATAMDELKTINKSQTREQARIANYWSDGAGSYTPPGHWMRAAANAANDAKYSEVRMARTLALVGTALMDAGICCWDTKSYYYYPRPQQFGMKTSVGLPNFPSYTSGHSTFSAAAAVVLGSIFPERTDEFWAQAQEASNSRIYGLIHYRFDCSVGLTCGKNIGSYAAARGKADGSGL, encoded by the coding sequence ATGAAAAAATACAGTCAATTACTTACCATCAGCTGCCTGATGATCGGTTTATCAGCCGCCATCATTTCCTGCGATAAAAGTATTACCGAGCCGCAACGCGTGGGGTACGCACCCGCCAGCGTCGATGAGAAAGCCGGTGCTTGGAAAACATACATCCTTACTGCTCCCACCGACGTAACCGTGGCCACGCCAACAGCGGTAACCTCCGCCGATTACCTCGCTGAAGTTGCTGATTTAAAAACCAAATCGGCGAGTTTAACGCAGGAACAACAGGAAGCCGTTGTGTACTGGGGCACTGGTGCCGTATACCGCTGGAACGAAATTGCCCGCGAACTGGCCGCCCGCTACAACGTGCCGCCAGCCTCAAATGCCGATGGGAAATACCCGCTGCCCGATGCTGCCAACCCACTGGCCGATCCGAAGTTTCCGTTTTCTAACCCGCCCTATTCAGCCCGCGCATTTGCCTACCTGAGCGTAGCGCAATACGATGCACTGGTAGCCACCTGGAATTACAAGTACAAATTCAACCGGTCGGCTCCCTCAAAAGTCGATGCAACCGTTCGGGTCGCCTTACCAGCTTCGGCTCTACCGGCCTATCCGTCGGAAGATGCGGTGGTGGCGGCTGCATCCTATACAGTATTAAAAGCGATGTTTCCCGGCGAAGGCCCTTACCTGGACGCCAAACTGGCCGAGCATAAAAACAGCCGTTTATGGGCGGGTATGAACGTAGCGAGCGACTTAACGGCTGGTGCTGATCTGGGTAATCAGGTGGCCGCTAAACTAATGGCCCGCGCCAAAACCGATGGTATGAGTGCCGCTAACAACCAGACCCTCACGGCGGGTATGATCGAAGCGGCTAAAGGACGCGGATTGAGTGAGGTTTGGCTGAGTCAGGAAAGTCCGTTGCGCCCGCCTATGCTGCCAAACTACGGGGCGGTAACAACCTGGAATTTCGATGCCGCTACAAAAGTTGCGCTTCGGCCTGGACCGCCACCGGCCCTCAACAGCCCCGAGTTTGCGACAGCGATGGACGAGTTGAAAACGATCAATAAAAGCCAGACCCGCGAGCAGGCCCGAATTGCCAACTACTGGTCGGATGGTGCTGGCAGCTACACGCCCCCCGGCCACTGGATGAGGGCGGCTGCCAACGCGGCCAATGATGCCAAATACAGCGAAGTTCGTATGGCCCGGACGTTGGCCTTAGTTGGCACGGCACTAATGGATGCGGGCATTTGCTGCTGGGATACGAAGTCGTATTACTACTACCCTCGTCCGCAGCAGTTTGGCATGAAAACCTCGGTTGGCCTGCCTAACTTCCCTTCCTACACCTCGGGGCACTCGACCTTCTCGGCGGCTGCGGCTGTTGTGTTAGGCAGCATCTTCCCCGAACGGACAGACGAATTCTGGGCACAGGCACAGGAAGCGTCGAACTCACGGATTTACGGCCTGATCCACTACCGTTTTGACTGCTCAGTGGGCTTGACCTGTGGTAAAAATATTGGTTCCTACGCCGCAGCACGGGGTAAAGCGGATGGGTCGGGGTTGTAG
- a CDS encoding MFS transporter, translating to MNTIQLPVNQVKSVKLPWVGFALCLVAYLFGGTASTLMATYLPVALPQLLDGSTSAEEIGEVGAWVSAAFLYGWMTGGLLFGPLADRLGRVRALALATGLCGGAMLATVFVPNEYVLFLLRALTGAGVGGILLISTVYLSEVWPVNSRPIALGVLATAFPVGIVATGGLMSGFSDWRLAFCIGILPLTVAFLVWIFLPESILWQQGRSELSTSKPNLFSVENKPNLISGAIIFGSVLIGLWGIFSWIPTWVQSLLPAGQTGQTERGITMMLLGMGGILGGVASGFLVARLGPRPTLLLTFLGCILACGLLFLTNHVFSPVVYGEVALLSLFFGISQGSLSSYVPTLFSPSIRATATGFCFNIGRLFTATAVLFVGSLTSTLGGIGNALVVFSAAFLIAFGAIWIRK from the coding sequence ATGAACACCATACAACTTCCTGTAAATCAGGTAAAATCTGTAAAATTGCCTTGGGTTGGTTTCGCTCTTTGCCTGGTAGCCTACCTGTTCGGGGGGACGGCCAGTACACTTATGGCCACCTATTTGCCGGTAGCGCTGCCTCAACTCCTTGACGGGTCCACATCGGCTGAGGAAATAGGAGAAGTGGGTGCCTGGGTCAGCGCGGCTTTTCTCTATGGCTGGATGACGGGCGGCCTACTCTTTGGTCCATTGGCCGACCGGCTGGGGCGCGTTCGGGCGTTAGCGCTGGCGACGGGATTATGCGGGGGCGCAATGCTGGCAACGGTTTTTGTGCCGAACGAATATGTATTGTTTCTACTTCGGGCCTTAACGGGTGCCGGTGTAGGCGGTATTTTGTTGATCTCAACCGTCTATTTGTCGGAGGTTTGGCCTGTGAATTCGCGTCCGATTGCGTTGGGTGTGCTGGCAACGGCGTTTCCGGTGGGTATTGTGGCAACGGGTGGCCTGATGAGTGGGTTCAGCGATTGGCGACTGGCTTTTTGCATCGGAATCCTGCCGCTCACGGTGGCGTTTCTGGTCTGGATATTCCTGCCCGAGTCAATTCTCTGGCAACAGGGACGAAGCGAACTGTCGACAAGCAAACCCAATCTGTTTAGTGTCGAAAATAAGCCCAATCTGATCAGCGGGGCCATTATTTTTGGTTCGGTCTTAATTGGTCTCTGGGGGATTTTTTCCTGGATACCTACCTGGGTACAATCGCTGTTGCCAGCGGGCCAAACCGGCCAGACCGAACGTGGCATTACCATGATGCTGCTGGGAATGGGGGGTATTCTGGGCGGTGTTGCGTCGGGTTTTCTGGTGGCCCGATTAGGACCACGACCTACATTGCTCCTGACTTTTCTGGGTTGTATACTGGCCTGTGGATTGCTCTTTCTCACTAATCATGTATTCTCGCCTGTAGTGTATGGCGAAGTGGCCCTGCTGTCGTTATTCTTCGGGATTAGTCAGGGTTCGCTGTCGAGTTACGTGCCAACCTTGTTTTCGCCCTCGATACGGGCTACGGCTACGGGTTTCTGTTTCAACATTGGGCGGCTGTTTACGGCCACGGCGGTGCTGTTTGTCGGCAGCTTAACTAGTACATTGGGCGGAATTGGCAATGCACTTGTCGTATTCTCTGCCGCCTTCCTCATCGCCTTCGGTGCTATCTGGATAAGGAAGTAA
- a CDS encoding transporter: MKRSLKCLIVAAFLTPFAAQAQMPQDAIYMSKRQICVAGMYGYSSWNQYWEGSLKRENLNIGTQTTQSFMLMPVIGISKRVNVILSLPYVWTSTSAGNLMGQHGIQDVSAWLKVKAVQVGGFSVNAVVGGSIPVGNYVPNFLPMSIGLQCRTVTGRLLLNYRERKTGLYVTAHGSYGWRSNTRIDQDAYQANDRVYNTNEVQVPNTYDAAVRLGVLRKGFQTEFWAERMSCLNGDNIRRNDMPFPTNNMQATSVGWYAKVQPHNIGVNARVGYVVDGVNVGQSTSYMLGLLYQINFKK, from the coding sequence ATGAAAAGAAGTCTAAAATGCCTTATCGTTGCTGCTTTTCTGACGCCCTTTGCGGCTCAGGCCCAGATGCCGCAGGATGCGATATATATGAGTAAGCGGCAAATCTGTGTGGCTGGCATGTACGGTTACAGCTCCTGGAATCAGTACTGGGAGGGAAGCCTGAAACGCGAAAACCTGAACATCGGTACGCAAACGACGCAGAGTTTTATGCTCATGCCCGTTATCGGCATCAGCAAGCGTGTTAACGTTATTTTGAGTCTGCCGTATGTCTGGACCAGTACCAGTGCAGGCAACCTGATGGGGCAGCATGGCATTCAGGATGTATCGGCCTGGCTGAAAGTCAAAGCCGTGCAGGTTGGCGGATTCTCGGTCAATGCCGTTGTGGGTGGGTCTATTCCAGTCGGTAATTATGTGCCGAATTTTCTACCAATGTCGATCGGGTTGCAGTGCCGCACCGTTACCGGGCGCCTGTTGCTCAATTACCGGGAACGTAAAACCGGGCTTTATGTAACAGCGCATGGCAGCTACGGCTGGCGCAGCAACACCCGTATCGACCAGGACGCCTATCAGGCCAACGACCGGGTCTATAACACAAACGAAGTACAGGTGCCCAATACCTATGATGCCGCCGTTCGGTTAGGTGTGCTGCGGAAAGGCTTTCAAACGGAATTCTGGGCCGAGCGCATGTCCTGCCTGAATGGCGACAACATTCGCCGGAACGATATGCCGTTTCCGACCAATAACATGCAGGCTACCTCGGTGGGCTGGTATGCCAAAGTGCAGCCGCACAACATTGGCGTCAATGCCCGCGTCGGGTACGTGGTTGATGGGGTGAATGTAGGCCAGAGCACGAGCTATATGCTGGGCTTGTTGTATCAAATCAATTTTAAAAAATAA
- a CDS encoding ABC transporter substrate-binding protein — MNTKIRLALDRTPNTNHTGFYVALAKGDYERVGLDVEFILPDQDNYQTPPARRVAQGNAELGITPSESVVSYQTNGVPLLAVASVLARDVSAIVTLKESGISRPKDLDGKVYASYGARYEEDIIRQMIQNDDGRGQFVSHKSGLSGIWRALLTREVDAAWCWLTWEGVLADIQGVELNQFLFDEFEIPYGYNPVLTGHSKWTEENGDALKRFLQETAAGYRYAIKNPDEAARILMKTANHPSLKRNFVEQSQQMVSSYYLDGEGHWGFMHRNVWVSFVNWMIRNHLLTDPTGDLIQRMDVDALFTNKYLEGVPAMMR, encoded by the coding sequence ATGAACACGAAAATTCGCTTAGCCCTCGACCGGACGCCAAATACAAACCACACAGGATTTTATGTCGCTCTGGCAAAAGGAGATTATGAGCGGGTCGGCCTTGATGTTGAATTTATATTGCCCGATCAGGATAATTACCAGACACCACCCGCCCGGCGCGTTGCTCAGGGTAATGCCGAACTAGGTATTACCCCCTCCGAAAGCGTTGTTAGTTACCAGACAAATGGAGTGCCGTTACTAGCAGTGGCTTCTGTACTGGCCCGCGACGTTAGTGCTATTGTTACATTGAAAGAAAGCGGTATCAGCCGACCGAAAGATCTGGATGGTAAAGTATATGCTTCATACGGTGCTCGATATGAGGAAGATATTATTCGGCAGATGATCCAGAACGACGATGGTCGTGGTCAGTTTGTGTCGCATAAATCAGGCTTGTCGGGAATCTGGCGTGCCTTATTGACCCGGGAAGTCGATGCTGCCTGGTGCTGGTTAACCTGGGAGGGTGTACTGGCCGATATTCAGGGTGTAGAACTGAATCAGTTTTTATTTGATGAGTTCGAAATACCGTATGGATACAACCCCGTTCTTACCGGCCATAGTAAATGGACGGAAGAAAACGGTGACGCTTTGAAACGGTTTTTGCAGGAAACAGCGGCTGGCTACCGGTATGCCATCAAAAATCCCGACGAAGCCGCCCGAATTTTAATGAAAACGGCAAATCACCCAAGCTTAAAACGGAATTTTGTCGAGCAAAGTCAGCAAATGGTTTCCAGCTATTATCTGGATGGAGAAGGCCATTGGGGCTTTATGCACCGGAATGTCTGGGTATCGTTTGTCAACTGGATGATTCGCAATCACTTGCTTACCGATCCTACCGGTGATTTGATTCAACGGATGGACGTGGATGCGTTGTTCACGAATAAATACCTGGAAGGTGTTCCCGCCATGATGCGGTAG
- a CDS encoding TonB-dependent receptor: MKTSVLIALLTLLYLATSTAWAQSRRVSGTIRDADNSQPMAGASVVVKGQQTGTVADAAGQFSLTTNQRGPLALKISMVGYQSRTVTVAEGNQPVTVVLQVATNALQDVVVAASRVEESLLLAPVTVEKMDARAIRETPSATFYEGINNLKGVDMVTSGLTYKQINTRGFASTGNSRFLQLIDGVDNQPAGFGFSVGNMFGLSDLDAESVELVPGAASALYGPAAFNGALLMTSKNPFTYQGLSVQTKVGVNHINDPNTGAAVYQDYGLRYAKVFSNRLAIKLVGSYMKGLDWFATDYTDVDATTSPEKRGLGNPAYNGLNVYGDEVNRTITGIGKVARTGYLEKDLTDYNVYSLKLNGAVHYRITPKLEAIYSFNYAKGTANYTGSNRFSVNGFSLLQHRVELRGANFMVRGYTNQEDSHDSYNTRSLGQQIARTWVRDLNGNVVAPNVADQTWFDRYTAAYQGKIQGVTGSDNTSARSFADQGRLLPGSADYEQQKARLIGIQGLAGAGILSQTNMYHADAQYNFTPALKSAGLSGTDLLVGGNFRQFSLFTNGTLFDDKGGRILYSEVGAFAQLSRSMLADKLKLTVSGRYDKNQNFAGYFTPRASAVFSPGDRHHFRASFQTGYRNPTPSDQFIKLNVGPITILGGAPSNSAGMNVYENSFNSTSIGGFVNGFLGEVNSVGPQQAVLNNKNNLSKSNVPYIAPERVQSFEVGYRALLSSRFSLDANYYFGAYRNFILNTVVIRPNSPVLAADGSINPAAAQDILNSAYQAFQLYTNAPDRVTAQGATLGLNYVTASGYTLTGNGTWSAFNLQNADPNNIPAFNTPRYKTNVTIGHRTIMPNVGFNVAWHWQDAFDWVGSFNDLRPGRIQAYNLIDAQVTLKLPSYKALLKIGASNLTNQYVVQAYGSPAVGGLYYLSLTFDQGMLR, encoded by the coding sequence ATGAAAACAAGCGTACTTATTGCCTTGCTGACCCTGCTATATCTAGCTACGTCGACCGCCTGGGCGCAGTCGCGACGGGTGTCGGGAACCATACGCGATGCCGATAACAGCCAGCCAATGGCGGGGGCCAGCGTGGTTGTCAAAGGCCAGCAAACAGGCACCGTCGCGGATGCCGCCGGTCAGTTTTCGTTGACGACCAATCAACGTGGCCCTTTAGCACTGAAGATTTCGATGGTTGGCTATCAAAGCCGGACAGTTACCGTAGCTGAAGGAAACCAGCCTGTTACGGTGGTACTTCAAGTGGCTACCAATGCGTTGCAGGACGTGGTTGTGGCGGCATCGCGGGTGGAGGAGAGTTTATTGCTGGCTCCCGTAACCGTCGAGAAAATGGACGCACGTGCCATCCGGGAGACACCGTCGGCTACGTTTTACGAAGGCATCAATAACCTGAAAGGGGTTGATATGGTCACGAGTGGCCTGACGTACAAACAGATTAACACGCGGGGTTTTGCCAGCACTGGAAATAGCCGGTTCCTGCAACTCATCGACGGGGTCGATAATCAACCGGCCGGCTTTGGCTTTTCGGTCGGTAATATGTTTGGCCTGAGCGATCTGGATGCCGAGAGCGTTGAGCTGGTGCCGGGCGCGGCTTCGGCTTTATACGGTCCGGCGGCCTTCAATGGGGCACTACTGATGACCAGCAAAAATCCGTTTACCTATCAGGGGTTGAGCGTGCAGACGAAAGTTGGCGTCAACCATATTAATGACCCCAATACGGGGGCGGCAGTTTATCAGGACTACGGCCTGCGCTATGCCAAAGTGTTTAGTAACCGGCTGGCAATAAAGCTGGTGGGGTCGTATATGAAGGGCCTCGACTGGTTTGCTACCGATTATACCGATGTGGACGCTACTACATCGCCCGAAAAGCGGGGACTCGGCAACCCGGCTTACAATGGTCTGAATGTGTATGGCGATGAGGTAAATCGTACCATCACGGGCATTGGCAAAGTAGCCCGGACGGGGTATCTCGAAAAAGACCTGACTGATTACAACGTCTATAGCCTGAAACTGAACGGGGCGGTTCATTACCGGATTACCCCAAAACTGGAGGCCATTTATTCGTTCAACTACGCGAAGGGAACCGCTAATTATACGGGCAGTAACCGATTTTCGGTAAACGGCTTTTCGCTGCTTCAGCACCGGGTCGAATTGCGGGGAGCCAACTTTATGGTGCGCGGCTACACCAATCAGGAGGATTCGCACGATTCGTATAACACGCGTTCGCTGGGACAGCAAATTGCCCGGACATGGGTGCGCGATCTCAACGGAAACGTGGTGGCCCCGAATGTAGCCGATCAAACCTGGTTCGACCGGTACACAGCCGCCTATCAGGGGAAAATTCAGGGCGTAACGGGCAGCGATAACACAAGTGCCCGCTCATTTGCCGATCAGGGTCGTTTGTTGCCTGGCTCCGCCGACTATGAACAGCAAAAGGCGCGGCTCATTGGCATTCAGGGACTGGCCGGTGCGGGTATTCTGAGCCAGACGAATATGTACCATGCCGATGCGCAGTACAACTTCACTCCGGCGTTGAAATCGGCAGGTTTATCGGGTACGGATTTGCTGGTTGGGGGTAATTTTCGGCAGTTCAGCCTGTTCACGAACGGAACCTTATTTGACGATAAAGGCGGTCGGATTTTGTACAGCGAGGTTGGTGCGTTTGCTCAATTGAGCAGGTCGATGCTGGCTGATAAGCTGAAATTAACCGTATCAGGTCGCTACGACAAAAATCAGAACTTCGCGGGGTATTTTACGCCCCGGGCCTCGGCGGTGTTTTCGCCCGGCGACCGGCATCATTTTCGGGCTTCGTTCCAGACGGGCTATCGAAATCCAACTCCCAGCGATCAGTTTATCAAACTCAATGTTGGCCCCATCACGATTCTGGGCGGTGCACCGAGCAACAGCGCCGGGATGAATGTGTACGAAAACTCATTTAACTCAACCAGTATCGGCGGCTTTGTGAACGGCTTTCTGGGCGAGGTCAACAGTGTTGGTCCGCAACAGGCGGTGCTGAACAACAAAAATAACCTGAGTAAGTCGAATGTGCCGTACATCGCTCCCGAGCGGGTGCAAAGCTTCGAAGTTGGCTATCGGGCGTTGCTATCGAGCCGCTTCTCACTCGATGCAAATTACTACTTTGGGGCGTATCGAAATTTCATCCTGAACACCGTTGTCATTCGACCCAATAGTCCCGTGCTGGCGGCTGATGGCAGCATTAATCCCGCTGCCGCACAGGATATTCTGAATTCGGCCTATCAGGCATTTCAGCTATATACCAATGCGCCCGACCGCGTAACGGCGCAGGGAGCCACGCTTGGCCTGAACTACGTTACCGCCAGTGGCTATACCCTGACGGGCAATGGTACCTGGTCGGCCTTTAACCTGCAAAATGCGGACCCAAACAACATTCCGGCTTTCAATACACCCCGGTATAAAACCAATGTGACGATTGGACATCGGACTATCATGCCCAATGTTGGTTTCAATGTGGCCTGGCACTGGCAGGATGCATTCGACTGGGTGGGCTCGTTCAACGACCTGCGTCCCGGTCGTATTCAGGCCTATAACCTGATCGACGCACAGGTCACGCTCAAACTGCCGAGCTACAAGGCGTTACTCAAAATAGGCGCGTCGAACCTGACCAATCAGTACGTTGTGCAGGCCTACGGTTCACCGGCCGTGGGTGGTTTGTATTACCTGTCGCTGACGTTCGATCAGGGTATGTTGCGGTAG
- a CDS encoding carboxymuconolactone decarboxylase family protein — translation MPHIPLPEQLPGITGLLEYRLDTAQPIRELTQILLRGESTLSQGERELIAALVSSRNCTNFCEAAHTKAADLLLGDDETARAVKQDIETAPVSEKMKALLQISALAQTSGKAVTTEAVARAREAGATDREIHDTVLITALFSLYNKYVDGLATVAPADPAYYEMLGERITGRGYVRPPGGYPTQKH, via the coding sequence ATGCCACACATACCACTGCCTGAGCAACTTCCCGGTATTACGGGACTGCTCGAATATCGTTTAGATACGGCTCAGCCCATTCGCGAGTTGACGCAGATTCTGCTGCGGGGCGAATCAACGTTGTCGCAGGGGGAGCGCGAACTGATTGCCGCGCTGGTGTCGTCGCGCAACTGCACGAACTTCTGCGAAGCGGCTCATACCAAGGCCGCTGATCTGTTGCTGGGCGACGACGAAACAGCCCGTGCTGTGAAACAGGATATCGAAACGGCTCCCGTCAGCGAAAAAATGAAGGCATTGCTTCAGATTTCAGCTCTTGCCCAAACGAGCGGGAAAGCCGTGACGACCGAAGCCGTTGCCCGCGCCCGCGAAGCCGGTGCCACCGACCGCGAGATTCACGATACCGTGCTGATAACCGCGCTGTTCTCGTTGTACAACAAGTATGTGGATGGGCTGGCAACGGTAGCCCCGGCCGATCCGGCATACTACGAAATGCTTGGCGAGCGGATTACCGGGCGGGGCTATGTTCGGCCACCGGGTGGATATCCTACACAAAAACATTAA
- the moaA gene encoding GTP 3',8-cyclase MoaA produces the protein MIYDNHNRPISYLRLAVTDRCNLRCFYCMPEEGIKYLPKHQVLSYEEMERLVRVLAKLGVEKVRITGGEPFVRAGLMDFLHRLAEIDGLNDISLTTNGVLTAPHIPALAALGVKSVNLSLDTLDRARFHKITRRDELPAVLKTLDALLEAGIQTKINAVVMDGQNTQDLVPLTEMTRTMPVDVRFIEEMPFNGEGSHYPVLNWTHKRIIEEIRAHFPDLQKLLDPPFSTSANYQIPGHQGTIGVIAAFSRTFCGTCNRIRMTAQGTLKTCLYDDGVLDVRALMRSGASDEELTTAFLKAFSHRPANGFEAEQKRDTVTESMSTIGG, from the coding sequence ATGATTTACGACAACCACAACCGCCCTATTTCCTATCTCCGGCTGGCCGTTACGGACCGCTGCAACTTGCGGTGCTTTTACTGCATGCCCGAAGAAGGCATAAAGTACCTGCCTAAACATCAGGTACTGTCCTATGAAGAGATGGAACGGCTGGTGCGCGTGTTGGCGAAACTGGGCGTTGAGAAAGTTCGTATCACGGGTGGTGAACCGTTCGTACGAGCTGGTTTGATGGACTTTCTGCATCGGCTAGCCGAGATTGATGGCCTCAACGACATTTCGCTGACAACCAATGGCGTATTGACGGCTCCGCACATACCGGCTCTGGCCGCTCTTGGCGTTAAATCAGTTAACTTGAGTCTGGATACCCTCGACCGGGCACGATTCCATAAAATTACCCGGCGCGATGAGTTGCCAGCCGTGTTGAAAACCCTGGATGCACTGCTGGAAGCGGGTATTCAAACCAAAATCAACGCCGTTGTTATGGATGGTCAGAATACGCAGGATCTGGTGCCATTGACGGAAATGACCCGCACCATGCCTGTCGATGTGCGGTTTATTGAAGAAATGCCGTTCAACGGCGAAGGGAGCCATTACCCGGTGCTCAACTGGACTCACAAACGCATTATTGAGGAAATCCGGGCGCATTTCCCTGATCTACAAAAACTACTCGATCCACCATTTTCGACGTCGGCCAACTACCAGATTCCGGGACATCAGGGGACTATTGGCGTCATTGCCGCTTTCAGCAGGACCTTCTGCGGCACCTGCAACCGCATTCGCATGACGGCGCAGGGAACGCTTAAAACCTGTTTGTATGATGACGGCGTTCTCGATGTTCGGGCGCTAATGCGCAGTGGTGCTTCCGACGAAGAACTCACAACCGCTTTCCTGAAAGCCTTTTCTCATCGCCCCGCCAACGGTTTCGAAGCCGAACAAAAACGGGATACCGTTACCGAGTCAATGTCTACGATTGGGGGGTAA